The genome window TGGCCGCCCACCAGGCCGCCGATCAGCGTGCCCACGGAAGACGCCAGGAACCAGATTCCCATCATCTGCCCCACGAACTTGCGCGGCGACAGCTTGGTCATCGACGACAGGCCCACCGGGCTCAGGCACAGCTCGCCGACGGTCTGGAAGAAGTAGCTGCCCACCAGCCACCAGGGCGAAACCAGCACCTGCCCGCCGCCGGCCACCACCTTGTTGGCCGCGAAGATCATCATCAAGAAGCCCAGGCCGGCGAAGAACAGGCCCAGCGAGAACTTGCCGGGGCTGGAGAAGTCGCGGTTGCGGCGGCCCAGGGTCAGCCAGAGCGCGGCGAACACCGGCGCCAGCGCGATGACGAAGAACGAGTTGATGGCCTGGAACCAGGTCGCAGGCATCTCCCAGCCGCCGATGTTGCGGTCCGTGAAGTCGGCCGCGAACAGGTTCAGCGAGGTGGGCGCCTGCTCGAAGGCGCTCCAGAAGATCGCCGCGAAGATGAACAGCACCATGATCACCGCCACCCGCTTCACCTCGTCGCGATTCAGCTCGCCGAAGATGAAGATGTAGCCGAAGTAGACGGCCGCGGTGCCCACCAGCACGTACGTCATGTATCCACCGATCGCCTGCGCGTTCAGGTGGATCGTCTTGGTGGCGCCCAGGATGAACACGATGGCGATGGCGATGCCGATGCCGCTGATGACGCCCTTGACCGTGCGCTCCTGCCGGGCCTGCACCACCGGGTCCGGGTGGCGCGTGGGCTCGTTGCCGATGTCGCCCAGCGTCTTCTGCGCGCGCAGCCAGTACCACAGCAGGCCCAAGAGCATGCCCACGCCCGCGGCCGTGAAGCCCGCGTGCCAGCCCACTTCCTCGCCCAGGTAGCCGGTGATCAGCTGGCCGGCGAAGGCACCCAGGTTGATGCCCATGTAGAAAACGCTGAACCCCGCGTCGCGCCGCGATCCGCCCTCGGGGTACAGGTCGCCCACGATCGCCGAGATGTTGGGCTTCAGCAGGCCGGTGCCGCAGACGATCAGCAGCAGGCCCAGGAAGAACATCGACTTGCCCAGCGTGCCCTCCCCGCCGAAGTACGACAGGCCGATGGAAAAGTGGCCCGCCGTGATCAGCGCCGCCCCCACGAAGATGGCGCGGCGCAGCCCCAGCAGCCGGTCGGCCACCCATCCGCCCGGCAGCGACGCCAGGTACACCAGCGAGCCGTAGATCCCCACGATGGCCGACGCCTCGCCGCGCTCGAAGCCGAAGCCCCCGCTGGTGACCGCCGCCGTCATGAACAGCACCAGCAGCGGGCGCAGGCCGTAGAACGAGAACCGCTCCCACATCTCGGTGAAGAACAGCGTCGACAGGCCGAGCGGATGCCCGAAGAACCGGGTGTCCTGCGAGGCGTGGCCGCGCATCGGGTCGTCGGCGAGGGTTCCGCCGCCGCCGTACTGGGGTGAGAGTCGCTTGCTCATGCCGAATCGCGTGGATGGGTGTGGGGCCGGGAAGCCGGATAAACGTTCGTCCGACCGGCGGTGCGGCGATGGGCCGCAACTGACAGCGTGCGGACGTGCTTGCGTGTGGGCGGCGCAATGTACAGAATGCCCCCGCGCCGCGCCACCATGGGTGCGGTGCGGCCCCTTGCGGGCGGATTTGCGTACCGGCGGCGGCACCCGGGAGTTCCCTTTCGTGACGATGGATACGGGGCCGTTCGCGGCCGAGCTGGCGGTGGCGCTGGATGCGGCGGCGGGCGCGGCGGCATTGATCACCGCGCGGGGCGGTGCGGCCGAGGTGCGCGAAAAGGGCAGGGCAGACCTGGTGACGGCGGTGGACGAAGCTGCCGAGCGCCTGGTCGCGGAGCGCATCCTGGCCGCCTTTCCGGGCGACACCGTCGTGGGCGAGGAGCTGTCGTCGACCCACGTGCACAGGGGCCGGCGCTGGTACGTGGACCCGGTGGATGGAACGACGAACTTCGTCCACGGCCATCCGTTCGTGTGCACCAGCATCGGCTTCGCGGACGACGATGGCATGGCCGTAGCCGTCATCCACGCGCCGCTGCTGGGCGAAGTGTACCACGCCGCGCGCGGGGGCGGCGCTTTTCTGAACGGCGCGCCGATCCGCGTATCCGATGTGACGGACGCGCGGCGGGCACTGCTGGCGACGGGGTTTCCGTTCAAGAGCGGCAAGGGAAACCTTGACGCGTACATGCGGCTGGTGGCGGATGCGGTGCGCGGCACCCACGACGTCCGCCGGGCCGGCAGCGCGGCGCTGGACCTGGCGTTCGTGGCCGCGGGAAAGGTGGAAGGCTTCTTCGAGGTGGGCCTGTCGCCATGGGACGTGGCCGCGGGAATGCTGCTGGTGCACGAGGCCGGGGGACGCGTCACCGGCTGGCCGGGTGATGCTCACGAGCCGCTGGTCACCGGCCGCGCCCTGGCGAGCAACGGCGCGATCCACGGCTGGCTGTCGGCGCTGGCGGCGGCGCACGTGGAGGCGATCGGCCGGGCATAGCAGCGCCCGTCCCGCTCCGGCACCTCTCGTGCATCGGTGGCTTGTGGACCGCGCCGCTACACGCGGCCACACCAACGCGGAGAGAACGACAATGTCGGCTTTCGGAACGTACCTCGTGGGATTCGTGATCTTCGTGATCGGCCTGGCGTTCATCGCGCACCTGCTGGATGTGCCCACGATGTGGATTGGCGCTGGCGTGATCGTGATGATCGGCATTGGCATCATATCCGCCACCAGCCGCACCAAGCCGCGCGACCCGCAGCAGCCGCCATCCGGCGGGCCGCCGCCGCCGCGGTACTGAGCGGACCGGTATTCGCGGCGCCGCCCGCCCCGCCCCGCGCCGGGGCGGGCGTTTTTCCGTTATTGCTTTCGAGAGACCGAGATGCCCGAGGGAGTGCCCGCGGAGTACCCGATCGAGGTGGTGTGGGAGGGCGGCATGCGTTACCGCGGCGGGCGCGCCGGCGGGGCGACGCTCACGGTGGACGGTGACGCGCAGGCGGCGCCCAGCCCGGTGGACGCGCTGGTGATCGCGCTCGCCTCCTGTTCCGCCATCGACGTGGTGGATTACTTGGAGAAGCGCCGCACGCCCGCGTCGTCGCTGTCGGTTTCGGTGCGCTTCTCCCGCGCGCCCAATCCGCCGCGCCGGCTGACGGAGGCCGTGCTCACCTATCGCCTCGCGTCCGATTCGCCCCGCGAACACGTGGAGCGCGCGGTGCAGCTCTCGTTCGAGAAGTACTGTTCCGTCGCAGGCTCGCTGGCGCCCGACACGCGGCTGGACTACGAGATCGAGCTGAGCCCCGCCGCCGGCTGACTCATCGACCGGGTCTCGGCGATCCGGCGAGCCGTCTCCTCATCCCATCCGCCCGTGGCCGCCCCGCCCGTCATTCGCTTCGATTCGCTGGATCCGCAGCGCGGCGCGCGTTCCCTGCGCTTCGCGGATTTTCAGCGCGTCCTCCGGGCGGAGACCGTCGACGAGGTGCGGCCGGTTCTCGCCGCCGTCCAGCGCGCGGTGGACGCGGGCCTGCACGCCGCCGGATTCGTGGCGTACGAGGCCGCGCCCGCGTTCGACCCCGCCCTCGTCACCCGCCCGCCCGATCCGCGCCTTCCCCTCGCCTGGTTCGCCCTCTACGCCCGGCGCGAAGAGGTGAAGCCGGCGTTCGGTGACGCGGCGGACGTGGATCTAGGTCCGTGGCGGATGGACATTTCGGAGGACGAATATCGCGATCGGATCGAACGCATCCGCTTCCTGATCGCGGCCGGCGACACCTACCAGGTGAACTTCACCGCCCGGCTGCGTGCGGACGTTCGAGGAGACGATCTGGCCTTCTACGAGCGTCTCTGCCTGGCGCAGCGCTCCGCGTTCTGCGCGTTCCTGCGGCTGGACGGCTTCTCCATCCTGTCCGCGTCGCCCGAGCTGTTCTTTCACGCCACGGCTAGCGACCTGGAGCTTCGGCCGATGAAGGGAACCCGGCCGCGCGGCAGGTGGCCGGACGAGGACCGCGCGCTCGCCGCGGAGCTGGCTGCCTCGCCCAAGGACCGCGCCGAGAACCTGATGATCGTCGACCTGCTGCGGAACGACGCCGGCCGGGTGGCCGAGTTCGGCAGCGTGCGCGTGGAGCGGATGTTTCAGCCCGAGCGATACGAGACGGTGCATCAGCTTACCTCCACCGTACGCGCACGGCTGCGGCCCGGCGCGGGGCTCCCGGAGATCTTCGGCGCGCTGTTTCCCTGCGGATCCGTAACTGGCGCGCCCAAGGTGCGGACGATGGAGATCATCGCCGAGCTGGAGGATGCGCTCCGTGGCGTGTACTGCGGCGCCATCGGCTTCGCGTCGCCCGGGGAGTCGGCGTTCAGTGTGGCGATCCGCACGCTGGTGCTCGATCACGCCACCGGTGAGGTGGAACTGGGTGTCGGCAGCGGGGTGACGTTCGATTCCGACGCATCCGCCGAATACCGCGAGTGCCTGGCGAAGGCCGCTTTCGCCCGCCGCGCGCCCGCCGGGTTCGACCTGCTCGAAACGCTGCTGTGGGAGCCGGACGGCGGATGGTACCTGCTGGACGGCCATCTCGATCGGCTCGCCGGCTCCGCGGAGTACTTCGACTTCCCGTTCGATCGCGAGGCGGTGATCCAGTCCCTGGCCCGCGCCGCGGGTACGTTCACGAGTCGCCCGATGCGGTCTCGCCTGACGCTCGCCCGCGACGGGCTGATTACCGTCGAAAGCGCGCCGCTGGAGTCATCACCCGAGCCCGTCCGCGTTTCGATTGCGCTGGAGCCGGTCGACAGCCACGATCCGCTGCTGTACCACAAGACCACGAGCCGCGCGTTGTACGAGAGCCGAGCGGCCACGCGACCCGACTGCGAAGACGTGCTGCTGGTGAACGAGCGCGGCGAGATCACCGAATGCACGATCGCGAACCTCATCGTCCGCATCGGTGGCGCGCTTTGGACGCCCCCGCTGGAGAGCGGCCTGCTTCCCGGCGTATTGCGCGCGGAGTTGCTGGCGCGCGGCGAGATCCGCGAGCGCGTCATCCGCCCGGACGACCTCGTCCGCGCCGAGGAAATCTGGCTGATCAACTCCGTCCGCCGCTGGCGCCGGGCGGCCCTTGTCCCGTAACGCAGGAGACGCCCATGGCTGAACGACGTGCGGTTCTTCCATTTCTCATCGGCTTCACCGTGCTGGCCGGTGCCGCCGCTTGCATCCCCATCCCCAATACCGTGACGCTCTCTCCGGCCATCGAGGGGCGGTACATTCACGATGACCGTACCCCGATCCCGGGCGCGCGGGTTCTGCTCTCCACCGCGGACAACGACTCCACGTGCGCCCGCCCCGCCGTGAGCGCCGTCACGGACGGGGAGGGCCGCTTTCAACTGGCGGCGACCACGCGGAGGGAACAGGTGATCCTGGTGATCCCAAACTTCGATCGCATGTTCTGCTATCAGATCTGCGGAGGCAGATCGGAGCCTCTCCATCGCGCCGAGCGCAGGTGCGAGATGCACTCGGTGGACGCGAGCCAGGAGGTGCGCTGCGTGGAGTACCCGGCGTCCGCACAACGGGACAGCGTCCGTCTTGCCTGCTACCAGACCGCACGAGAGAACGACGAAGCCTGATCCACGCGGCCGCCGTGGTCGCGTAAGTACGCGCGGCAATGTAAGTTTGGCCCGGTTTCCAACTCGCATCACCGATCCCGGGCCGCCGCGCAGACATGTCCGCTCGCTTCACGTTCCTGATCGCCCTCCCCCTGCTCACGGCTCTGCTCGCCCCGGCGGACGCGCGCGCGCAGACGGCGCCGGACTCCGTTACGGTTTCCCTCACCGTCACCTCCGGCGGCAACCCCATCTCCGCCGCGGAGGTGCGGGTCGAGAGCCGCTCGTGGCGAACGGACCCGGCCGGGCGCGCAGATCTTCGCCTGCTCCCCGGCCGCCACCGCCTGAACGTTTCCGCCGAAGCCCTCGAGCCCGCGTCGGTGGCCATCAACACCCATCGCGACACGACCATAACCGTCGCCCTCGCCCCGGCCGAGGACGAGCACGAACACGAGGCCGAAGAGCTGGAGGCGGTGATCGTGACCGCCACCCGCAGTGAGCAGCGCATCGAGGATGCGCCGGTTCGCGTGGAGGTGCTGGCGCGCGAGGAGGTGGAGGAGAAGATGATGATGACGCCCGGCGACGTTTCGATGATGCTCAACGAAACGAGCGGGCTGCGGGTGCAGACCACCTCGCCTTCGCTGGGCGGCGCCAACGTCCGGGTGCAGGGGCTGCGCGGGCGGTACACGCAGGTGCTCTCGGACGGGCTGCCGCTGTACGGGGGCCAGAGCGGGTCGCTGGGCCTGCTGCAGATTCCGCCGATGGACCTGGGGCAGGTGGAGGTGATCAAGGGCGCGGCGTCGGCGCTGTACGGCGCGTCCGCGCTTGGCGGCGTGGTGAACCTCGTTTCGCGCCGCCCGGCGGACGATCGCGAGCTCCTGCTGAACGCCACCACGCTGGGCGGGGCGGATGCGGTGCTCTGGTCGTCCGGCGCGCTGAGCGGTCGCTGGGGCTACACCTTCCTGGGCGGGGCGCACGGGCAGCGGACGGCGGACGTGGACGGCGACCGCTGGGCAGATCTTCCCTCGTACGCCCGCGGCGTGGTGCGCCCGCGGCTGTTCTGGGACGACGGGCAGGGCCGCTCGCTCTTCGTCACCGTCGGCGCGACGGCCGAGGACCGAAACGGTGGCGGGGAGATCCCCGGCGGGGCGCGCTTCGCCGAAGAGCTGCGCACGCGCCGGGCAGACGCGGGCCTCGTCGCCCGCTGGCTCACCGGTGGCGCCCTGCTGAACGTCCGCGCGTCGGCGATGGGGCAGCGGCACGACCACCGCTTCGGCGAGGTGCGCGAGCGCGACCGGCACGCCACCTGGTTCGGCGAGGGATCGGCGGCGTGGACGCGGGGCGCGCACACGCTCGTCGTGGGCGCGGCCCTGCAGCGCGAGGCGTACGCCGCGCGCGACGTGCCCGGCTTCGACTACACGTTCGCCATCCCCTCCCTGTTCGCGCAGGACGACTGGCACCCTGCCGAGTGGCTCGGCGTAACGGCCAGCGGCCGCGTGGACCGGCACAGCGAGTATGGCACCTTCGTCAGCCCGCGCGTCTCCGCGCTGGTGCGTCCAGGCGCGGGGTGGAACGTCCGCGCGTCCGCGGGCGGCGGCTACTACGCGCCGACGCCGTTCACGGAAGAGACGGAGGCGATCGGCCTGGCGCCCCTGCGGCCGCTGGAGGGGTTGAAGGCCGAGCGAGCCCGGGGCGCCTCGCTGGACGTCGGCCGGACGCTCGGCGACCTGGAGCTGAACGCGAGCGTGTTCGGGTCCGTCGTCGACGATGCGCTTCAGCTCGTGGTCCCGGAGCTGACGACGGACCTGGGGCTGGTGAACGTCCCCGGCGAAACCCGCACGTGGGGAACGGAGGCGCTGCTGCGGTACCATCGCGAGCCGTGGCACGTAACGGCCACGCACACCTACGTGCGCGCCACCGAGCCGCAGTTCCGGACGAGCGAACGGCGCACTGTGCCGCTCACACCGCGGCACCAGTCGGGGCTGGTGGCCATGTGGGAAGCGGAGGGGCGGGGAAGGCTCGGGCTGGAGCTGTACTACACGGGTCTGCAGTCGCTGGAGGACAACCCGTATCGCGACCAGAGCCGGCCGTACCTGGTCGTCGGGATGCTGGCGGAGCGCACAATCGGCCGTGCGCGCGTGTTCGTGAACGGCGAGAACCTGCTGGATGCGCGGCAGACGCGGTGGCAGCCGCTCGTGCTCCCCGCGCGCTCCGCCGAGCGCCGCTGGACGACGGACGCCTGGGCGCCGCTGGAGGGCCGCGTCATCAACGCGGGCGTGCGGCTCTCCTGGTAGGAGCCCTCACCCGGCCGCGCTGACACGCGTGCCACCCTCTCCCACAAACAGCGTGGGAGAGGGGGTACACTTCGAAACTTCGGTGCGCACGAAAGCCTGTCATCCTGAGGCCCAGGCGCGCCGCAGCTGCCCGTAGCACGACCGTCGCGGGCCGAA of Longimicrobium sp. contains these proteins:
- a CDS encoding TonB-dependent receptor, which gives rise to MSARFTFLIALPLLTALLAPADARAQTAPDSVTVSLTVTSGGNPISAAEVRVESRSWRTDPAGRADLRLLPGRHRLNVSAEALEPASVAINTHRDTTITVALAPAEDEHEHEAEELEAVIVTATRSEQRIEDAPVRVEVLAREEVEEKMMMTPGDVSMMLNETSGLRVQTTSPSLGGANVRVQGLRGRYTQVLSDGLPLYGGQSGSLGLLQIPPMDLGQVEVIKGAASALYGASALGGVVNLVSRRPADDRELLLNATTLGGADAVLWSSGALSGRWGYTFLGGAHGQRTADVDGDRWADLPSYARGVVRPRLFWDDGQGRSLFVTVGATAEDRNGGGEIPGGARFAEELRTRRADAGLVARWLTGGALLNVRASAMGQRHDHRFGEVRERDRHATWFGEGSAAWTRGAHTLVVGAALQREAYAARDVPGFDYTFAIPSLFAQDDWHPAEWLGVTASGRVDRHSEYGTFVSPRVSALVRPGAGWNVRASAGGGYYAPTPFTEETEAIGLAPLRPLEGLKAERARGASLDVGRTLGDLELNASVFGSVVDDALQLVVPELTTDLGLVNVPGETRTWGTEALLRYHREPWHVTATHTYVRATEPQFRTSERRTVPLTPRHQSGLVAMWEAEGRGRLGLELYYTGLQSLEDNPYRDQSRPYLVVGMLAERTIGRARVFVNGENLLDARQTRWQPLVLPARSAERRWTTDAWAPLEGRVINAGVRLSW
- a CDS encoding peptide MFS transporter, which gives rise to MSKRLSPQYGGGGTLADDPMRGHASQDTRFFGHPLGLSTLFFTEMWERFSFYGLRPLLVLFMTAAVTSGGFGFERGEASAIVGIYGSLVYLASLPGGWVADRLLGLRRAIFVGAALITAGHFSIGLSYFGGEGTLGKSMFFLGLLLIVCGTGLLKPNISAIVGDLYPEGGSRRDAGFSVFYMGINLGAFAGQLITGYLGEEVGWHAGFTAAGVGMLLGLLWYWLRAQKTLGDIGNEPTRHPDPVVQARQERTVKGVISGIGIAIAIVFILGATKTIHLNAQAIGGYMTYVLVGTAAVYFGYIFIFGELNRDEVKRVAVIMVLFIFAAIFWSAFEQAPTSLNLFAADFTDRNIGGWEMPATWFQAINSFFVIALAPVFAALWLTLGRRNRDFSSPGKFSLGLFFAGLGFLMMIFAANKVVAGGGQVLVSPWWLVGSYFFQTVGELCLSPVGLSSMTKLSPRKFVGQMMGIWFLASSVGTLIGGLVGGHVDPEKLEQMPRLFTVTTASLFIAAAVLALLSIPIRRMMREEGGAAGAH
- a CDS encoding carboxypeptidase-like regulatory domain-containing protein — protein: MAERRAVLPFLIGFTVLAGAAACIPIPNTVTLSPAIEGRYIHDDRTPIPGARVLLSTADNDSTCARPAVSAVTDGEGRFQLAATTRREQVILVIPNFDRMFCYQICGGRSEPLHRAERRCEMHSVDASQEVRCVEYPASAQRDSVRLACYQTARENDEA
- a CDS encoding inositol monophosphatase family protein; its protein translation is MDTGPFAAELAVALDAAAGAAALITARGGAAEVREKGRADLVTAVDEAAERLVAERILAAFPGDTVVGEELSSTHVHRGRRWYVDPVDGTTNFVHGHPFVCTSIGFADDDGMAVAVIHAPLLGEVYHAARGGGAFLNGAPIRVSDVTDARRALLATGFPFKSGKGNLDAYMRLVADAVRGTHDVRRAGSAALDLAFVAAGKVEGFFEVGLSPWDVAAGMLLVHEAGGRVTGWPGDAHEPLVTGRALASNGAIHGWLSALAAAHVEAIGRA
- the pabB gene encoding aminodeoxychorismate synthase component I — translated: MAAPPVIRFDSLDPQRGARSLRFADFQRVLRAETVDEVRPVLAAVQRAVDAGLHAAGFVAYEAAPAFDPALVTRPPDPRLPLAWFALYARREEVKPAFGDAADVDLGPWRMDISEDEYRDRIERIRFLIAAGDTYQVNFTARLRADVRGDDLAFYERLCLAQRSAFCAFLRLDGFSILSASPELFFHATASDLELRPMKGTRPRGRWPDEDRALAAELAASPKDRAENLMIVDLLRNDAGRVAEFGSVRVERMFQPERYETVHQLTSTVRARLRPGAGLPEIFGALFPCGSVTGAPKVRTMEIIAELEDALRGVYCGAIGFASPGESAFSVAIRTLVLDHATGEVELGVGSGVTFDSDASAEYRECLAKAAFARRAPAGFDLLETLLWEPDGGWYLLDGHLDRLAGSAEYFDFPFDREAVIQSLARAAGTFTSRPMRSRLTLARDGLITVESAPLESSPEPVRVSIALEPVDSHDPLLYHKTTSRALYESRAATRPDCEDVLLVNERGEITECTIANLIVRIGGALWTPPLESGLLPGVLRAELLARGEIRERVIRPDDLVRAEEIWLINSVRRWRRAALVP
- a CDS encoding OsmC family protein — translated: MPEGVPAEYPIEVVWEGGMRYRGGRAGGATLTVDGDAQAAPSPVDALVIALASCSAIDVVDYLEKRRTPASSLSVSVRFSRAPNPPRRLTEAVLTYRLASDSPREHVERAVQLSFEKYCSVAGSLAPDTRLDYEIELSPAAG